A genomic stretch from Acidobacteriota bacterium includes:
- a CDS encoding radical SAM protein: MEKIELPKKPKLKADAIPAAPWPPAPKYYSGGFEATPHPTTGVITWNINTTCNYRCSYCTQRFLDNRARWARDTQAFLEGFARLPGQWEVKLSGGEPFLHPTLLEIVAGLQRLGHLVSVVTNFSATEEKLLAFLHAAGTALRVFSASLHLEYVCDQTLLVQFTEKARLVQERLPESASLNITCVATRDTLSKLAELARWFANQGLRFKIQPEKQNRDVIEYTPEEQQHLVQLGGHNGLGKIAWSFQGRPCWAGACSFTLDDLGNAWRCYPARRFRTQYLGNFLTPAFVLAEGPSPCLYAYCNCTVPIERGMMPTTEGEIFHGDEI, from the coding sequence ATGGAGAAAATTGAACTACCTAAAAAACCAAAACTGAAAGCCGACGCGATACCAGCCGCGCCCTGGCCGCCAGCGCCGAAATACTATTCTGGCGGATTTGAAGCCACACCCCATCCAACCACGGGAGTCATCACCTGGAACATCAACACCACGTGCAATTACCGCTGTAGCTATTGCACACAACGGTTTCTGGACAATCGTGCCCGCTGGGCGCGAGACACACAGGCTTTTTTGGAAGGCTTCGCGCGATTGCCGGGACAATGGGAAGTCAAACTTTCGGGGGGCGAACCCTTTTTGCATCCGACGCTGTTGGAAATTGTGGCTGGACTTCAACGTCTGGGACATCTGGTCAGCGTAGTGACCAATTTTTCAGCAACAGAGGAAAAACTCCTGGCTTTCCTGCACGCCGCCGGAACGGCATTGCGGGTATTTTCGGCCAGTCTGCATCTTGAATATGTCTGCGATCAGACGTTACTGGTTCAATTTACAGAAAAAGCCAGACTGGTTCAGGAGCGGTTACCCGAAAGCGCATCCTTGAACATCACCTGTGTCGCCACCCGTGATACCCTTTCAAAACTGGCTGAACTGGCCAGGTGGTTCGCCAATCAGGGTCTCAGGTTTAAAATTCAACCTGAAAAACAAAACCGGGATGTGATTGAGTACACGCCGGAAGAGCAACAGCACCTGGTCCAGCTTGGGGGGCATAACGGGCTTGGAAAAATCGCCTGGTCATTTCAAGGCCGACCGTGCTGGGCTGGGGCGTGTTCCTTCACGCTCGATGATCTGGGGAATGCCTGGCGCTGTTATCCCGCCCGTCGGTTTCGTACCCAGTATCTCGGGAATTTTCTGACACCTGCCTTTGTCCTTGCTGAGGGACCATCTCCCTGTTTATATGCTTATTGCAATTGCACCGTTCCTATTGAGCGGGGAATGATGCCTACAACTGAGGGAGAAATTTTTCATGGCGATGAAATTTAA
- a CDS encoding SLBB domain-containing protein produces the protein MNSAKFVMTFVMVLMCVLGLGWNSGNAIWAQTGAALVDKGESDQTDYIIGPGDTVDVRIFKQPEMSGRFRVSELGNLNLPFVGVIQAGGKTEAELTEVIREKLTKYLKQPELSVTVSEFLSQSVTVVGAVKTAGKYPLRRPERILDVLGMAGGLTETAGKSIQLLRRPVSATSDTALTSDAVELVTIQLADLLTGRPEYNQPLVNGDLISVPEADTIYVTGNVTKPGSFTPRERVTLSQAIALAGGLTPTAQKSNISVFRGIPGSTERQELVFKLRDIETRKVADPVLLANDVVYIRGSESRSIGYAFLRAITTGFGTAAGYAIFR, from the coding sequence ATGAACTCAGCAAAATTCGTGATGACATTCGTGATGGTATTGATGTGTGTTTTGGGGTTGGGATGGAACTCAGGAAATGCAATCTGGGCCCAAACTGGCGCCGCCTTGGTAGATAAAGGAGAGTCCGATCAGACTGATTACATTATTGGACCGGGTGATACCGTTGATGTCCGGATTTTTAAACAGCCTGAAATGTCGGGGCGCTTTCGAGTGAGCGAACTGGGAAATCTCAATCTTCCATTTGTCGGGGTAATTCAGGCCGGTGGGAAAACTGAAGCCGAGCTGACCGAAGTCATCCGCGAGAAACTGACCAAATATTTGAAACAACCTGAGTTAAGCGTCACCGTGAGTGAGTTTTTATCCCAGTCGGTCACGGTGGTCGGTGCGGTCAAAACAGCGGGAAAATATCCGCTGAGACGACCTGAACGAATACTGGATGTCCTGGGAATGGCAGGCGGGTTGACTGAAACCGCTGGAAAATCAATCCAGCTTTTACGGCGGCCAGTGAGTGCCACATCTGACACAGCGCTCACTTCGGATGCTGTCGAACTTGTGACAATCCAGCTTGCCGATTTACTGACAGGTCGTCCTGAGTACAACCAGCCGTTGGTGAATGGAGATTTGATCAGTGTGCCCGAAGCCGACACGATTTATGTCACCGGGAATGTGACCAAACCTGGTTCGTTTACGCCACGTGAGCGTGTGACACTCTCCCAGGCAATTGCCCTGGCCGGGGGACTCACCCCTACGGCCCAGAAATCAAACATCAGTGTATTTCGAGGGATACCGGGTTCAACCGAACGCCAGGAGCTGGTGTTTAAACTCCGGGACATTGAAACCCGAAAAGTGGCCGACCCGGTTTTGCTGGCCAACGATGTGGTCTATATCCGCGGGTCGGAATCACGCAGCATCGGCTATGCGTTTCTGCGGGCGATTACCACCGGTTTTGGAACGGCAGCCGGGTATGCAATTTTCCGATAG
- a CDS encoding TIGR04222 domain-containing membrane protein: MSNVAARPTPPTTTCPRCGSLQPLSQPCPHCQTSPESVPQPVQSKLVANALIILAGVLFLCATALLISKPGIQFLGFYLAAGIGVCLGNIWLRYRREGGQSPKLDFKDPYLIAYLRGGEAETLRLAAIELLRRGLLVERETTFLVTAAPETPSKAEAPLEASLLVWFQTPNVANSIFKDAKPKNSCLYLKDWLKQLGLLPDEHITRARRLRFGISLCILIGLAAIKIGYALSTGHLNILFLILLAIGFSVVLALTSFPRRTRLGDTVLNDLQKLYQPVWFENQSVNPLPNNQLPDLSDHVTSLAAVYGLAALPPTSLDLAQKHYPLAVANPSTTSCSSWSSSGGGSCGGVSSCSSGGSSCGGGSSCGGGSSCGGGGCGGCGGG; the protein is encoded by the coding sequence ATGTCAAACGTTGCCGCCAGACCGACACCACCGACAACAACCTGCCCACGTTGTGGTTCACTTCAACCCCTTTCCCAACCCTGTCCACACTGTCAGACGTCACCCGAATCAGTTCCTCAACCTGTTCAATCGAAATTGGTGGCCAATGCCCTGATCATTCTGGCCGGAGTTCTGTTTCTCTGTGCCACGGCGCTGCTGATTTCCAAACCTGGAATCCAGTTTCTGGGATTCTACCTGGCAGCGGGAATTGGTGTCTGCCTCGGAAATATCTGGCTACGCTATCGCCGGGAAGGCGGTCAAAGCCCCAAACTCGATTTCAAAGACCCATATTTAATTGCCTATCTTCGTGGAGGAGAGGCTGAAACCCTCCGACTGGCCGCGATTGAATTGCTCCGCCGAGGGTTGCTGGTCGAACGTGAAACAACTTTTCTGGTCACTGCTGCTCCCGAGACCCCATCCAAAGCCGAAGCGCCGCTTGAAGCTTCTTTGCTGGTCTGGTTTCAAACTCCAAATGTCGCCAATTCGATTTTCAAGGATGCAAAACCAAAAAACAGTTGCCTCTATTTGAAAGACTGGCTGAAACAACTTGGATTGCTTCCGGATGAACATATCACGCGGGCCCGCCGCCTTCGGTTTGGGATTTCACTTTGTATCCTGATTGGGCTGGCGGCGATAAAAATTGGCTATGCCCTCTCAACCGGGCATCTCAACATCCTGTTTTTGATACTCCTGGCGATTGGATTTTCGGTTGTGTTGGCCCTCACCTCGTTTCCGCGAAGAACACGCCTTGGCGATACGGTTTTAAACGACCTTCAAAAACTCTATCAACCAGTTTGGTTTGAGAACCAATCGGTCAACCCGCTTCCCAACAACCAGCTTCCTGATCTGAGCGACCATGTAACCTCACTTGCGGCGGTTTATGGGTTAGCAGCCCTTCCGCCCACCAGCCTGGACCTGGCTCAAAAACATTACCCGTTGGCGGTTGCAAACCCATCAACCACCAGTTGCAGCAGTTGGAGTTCATCAGGTGGTGGCAGTTGTGGTGGGGTGAGTAGTTGCAGCAGTGGTGGTAGTAGTTGCGGTGGTGGAAGCAGTTGTGGTGGCGGCAGTAGCTGCGGTGGCGGTGGATGTGGTGGCTGCGGTGGAGGGTAG
- a CDS encoding ABC transporter ATP-binding protein — MQHAISVEHITKTYSSGASAVHALHEVSMKVVPGELVLMMGPSGSGKTTLLSIMGCILTPTSGRIWIKGQNVSALSDSLLPKVRRSHIGFIFQGFNLFPALNVGENVEVALDLKGIRGSKARRISQELLERVGLADKLYSYPADLSGGQKQRVAIARALAGDPDIILADEPTAALDSTSGQTVMEMLRELAHERGRAVVIVTHDNRILHYADRMVRIEDGKLKELPTQKLVTVAAHSNQGSGFGVQGL; from the coding sequence ATGCAACACGCAATTTCAGTTGAACACATCACGAAAACCTATTCGAGCGGCGCCAGTGCCGTTCACGCGCTCCACGAAGTCTCAATGAAGGTGGTTCCAGGCGAGCTGGTGTTGATGATGGGGCCGTCTGGAAGTGGAAAAACGACACTTTTGTCAATTATGGGTTGTATTTTGACGCCGACCTCTGGGCGTATCTGGATCAAAGGTCAGAACGTGTCGGCTTTATCTGATTCCCTGCTTCCAAAAGTGCGTCGGTCACACATTGGATTCATTTTTCAAGGGTTCAATTTGTTCCCGGCCTTAAATGTAGGTGAAAACGTAGAGGTCGCCCTCGATCTGAAAGGGATTCGTGGCAGCAAAGCACGCCGGATTTCCCAGGAATTGCTCGAACGGGTTGGCCTGGCTGACAAATTGTATTCGTATCCGGCTGATCTTTCTGGAGGACAGAAACAGCGCGTCGCCATTGCCCGTGCCCTGGCCGGAGATCCAGATATCATTCTGGCAGACGAACCCACGGCGGCGCTCGATAGCACCAGCGGCCAAACCGTGATGGAAATGTTGCGCGAACTGGCCCACGAACGTGGACGCGCGGTGGTCATTGTGACCCACGATAATCGGATTTTGCATTATGCGGACCGAATGGTTCGAATTGAAGACGGCAAACTCAAGGAATTGCCAACTCAGAAATTGGTGACAGTCGCAGCACACTCAAACCAGGGTTCAGGGTTCGGGGTTCAGGGTTTATAG
- the mscL gene encoding large conductance mechanosensitive channel protein MscL: protein MLKEFKEFAMRGNVLDMAIGIIIGGAFGKIVTSFVGDILMPPISKILGNIDFSNKFINLSDKPAATLAEAKAAGLVTINYGLFFNTILDFLIVAFAIFLLIKQVNRFKKAEEPAPPATKDCTYCCSPIPVNAVRCPQCTSQLNAA, encoded by the coding sequence ATGCTCAAAGAGTTTAAAGAATTTGCCATGCGTGGAAATGTGCTCGACATGGCTATTGGTATCATCATCGGAGGCGCCTTCGGCAAAATCGTGACTTCGTTTGTGGGCGATATTTTAATGCCACCGATTAGCAAGATTTTAGGAAATATTGATTTTTCAAATAAATTCATCAACCTCTCAGATAAACCAGCCGCCACCCTGGCTGAAGCCAAGGCGGCGGGACTGGTCACAATTAACTATGGTCTGTTTTTCAACACCATTCTTGATTTCTTGATCGTTGCGTTTGCCATTTTTTTGCTCATCAAACAGGTCAATCGGTTTAAGAAAGCAGAAGAACCAGCACCTCCAGCAACGAAAGATTGTACATACTGCTGCTCACCAATTCCGGTCAATGCCGTTCGGTGTCCACAATGCACGTCCCAGTTAAATGCCGCGTGA
- a CDS encoding FHA domain-containing protein: protein MNQRKPFPTISPEDWAATPPAVRELLDHFVQIATEIELVRTRAASHDDPDLTHHEVHATMGNPIAKLVVLAPNRAMVYSFPIFKKEVFIGRIDRRSASEPDIDLSEFDIKTRVSRRHARIFCEDNSFYIEDLGSVNGTVINDSRKLRPNTPYKLNDQDEIRVGSSISLMLRTEPTTVE from the coding sequence ATGAATCAACGGAAGCCTTTTCCCACCATCAGTCCTGAAGATTGGGCAGCAACCCCCCCGGCGGTTCGAGAGTTGCTCGACCATTTCGTCCAGATTGCAACTGAAATCGAACTGGTCCGAACCCGGGCCGCTTCTCACGATGATCCAGACCTGACCCATCACGAAGTCCATGCCACGATGGGAAACCCGATTGCCAAACTGGTTGTCCTGGCACCAAACCGGGCCATGGTCTACAGTTTTCCAATCTTCAAAAAAGAAGTCTTTATTGGCCGCATTGACCGCCGAAGCGCTTCGGAACCCGATATTGATTTGTCGGAATTTGACATCAAAACCCGAGTCTCCCGCCGCCATGCCCGAATTTTTTGTGAAGATAACAGCTTCTATATTGAAGATTTGGGCAGCGTCAATGGAACCGTCATCAACGATTCACGCAAACTACGCCCCAATACCCCCTACAAGCTCAACGACCAGGATGAAATCCGGGTCGGCAGCAGCATCTCGCTGATGCTTCGAACCGAGCCAACCACGGTTGAGTAG
- a CDS encoding sigma-54-dependent Fis family transcriptional regulator: MPARILYVEDDKLTREIGVNILSKSFEVEGVASSEAAIVLASQKKFDIAVLDVNLPGMSGIQLIPHLLRLSPGISIFVTTGESTVEMAVEAMKCGAEDFLSKPFDLNHLLNLINVAAARLEATPASGTGDQSKGSELIATSPAMQKVLAHVAAIAPYNTTVLVTGETGSGKELLVRRVHLQSLRADKPFIALNCAAIPEHLLEDELFGHVKGAFTGAVTARDGRFEQAEGGTLFLDEIGDMSLPLQSKLLRVLQEREFEKLGSSRTVKVDVRIVAATSADLEKRIEEGKFRPDLYYRLNVINIHLPPLRERPEDIPVLAEYFLKRFCLNVGLPEKSIEPGTLEILKSYKWAGNVRQLQNSMERAAALSGATTTILPKDLPEDILRAVTASEGTAKTPLFQPIDTIPDQGLNFDQIVTELERDLLCKSLEKTGGNKMQAARLLNMKRTTFVEKLKRLGISNDDDEASTKE, from the coding sequence ATGCCAGCACGGATTTTGTACGTCGAAGACGATAAACTGACCCGCGAGATCGGAGTCAACATCCTCAGTAAATCCTTTGAGGTCGAGGGCGTTGCCTCGTCTGAAGCTGCAATTGTCCTGGCTTCTCAGAAAAAATTTGATATCGCAGTGTTAGATGTGAATCTTCCTGGGATGTCGGGAATTCAGCTCATTCCTCATCTCCTGCGGCTGAGTCCTGGAATTTCAATTTTCGTGACTACGGGTGAAAGCACCGTTGAAATGGCGGTTGAAGCAATGAAATGCGGTGCTGAAGATTTCCTCTCCAAACCCTTTGACCTCAATCACCTTCTCAATTTGATCAATGTTGCTGCCGCCCGGCTTGAAGCCACTCCGGCCAGCGGAACCGGTGATCAGTCCAAAGGAAGCGAACTAATTGCCACCTCCCCGGCCATGCAAAAAGTTCTGGCCCATGTCGCAGCGATTGCCCCCTATAACACCACGGTGCTGGTCACAGGCGAAACCGGATCGGGTAAAGAGTTGCTGGTTCGCCGGGTTCATCTGCAAAGCCTACGGGCTGACAAACCTTTTATCGCTCTCAACTGTGCGGCGATTCCGGAACATCTGCTCGAAGATGAATTATTTGGCCACGTCAAAGGCGCTTTTACGGGGGCGGTGACAGCTCGCGACGGGCGATTTGAACAAGCCGAAGGTGGCACCTTATTTCTTGATGAAATTGGAGATATGAGCCTTCCGCTCCAATCCAAGTTATTACGGGTGTTACAGGAACGCGAATTTGAAAAACTTGGTTCTTCGCGGACCGTGAAGGTTGATGTCCGCATTGTGGCTGCCACCAGTGCTGATCTGGAAAAACGAATTGAGGAAGGCAAATTTCGGCCAGATTTATATTATCGGCTCAACGTCATCAATATTCACCTTCCTCCGTTGCGCGAACGACCAGAAGATATTCCCGTCCTGGCCGAGTATTTTCTCAAGCGATTTTGTCTCAACGTCGGCCTGCCTGAAAAATCTATTGAGCCAGGCACCCTGGAAATTTTGAAGTCCTATAAATGGGCGGGAAACGTGCGGCAACTCCAGAATTCAATGGAACGCGCCGCGGCTTTGAGCGGCGCCACCACAACCATTCTGCCCAAGGATCTGCCAGAAGATATCCTGCGAGCGGTGACTGCCAGTGAAGGCACAGCCAAAACCCCTTTGTTTCAACCCATTGACACCATTCCCGATCAGGGCCTCAATTTTGATCAGATTGTGACCGAACTGGAGCGCGACCTGCTGTGCAAATCGTTGGAAAAAACTGGCGGAAACAAAATGCAAGCCGCCAGGCTCTTGAATATGAAACGCACCACGTTTGTCGAAAAATTGAAACGATTGGGCATTTCCAATGACGATGACGAGGCTTCAACCAAAGAATAA
- a CDS encoding TetR/AcrR family transcriptional regulator: MGVKERRQREKESLRQEILDAARELFAVEGYDNVSMRKIAEKIEYTPTTIYLYFQDKAELLYGICQEMFGELIQSYSKLGELEPDPVSALKRGLRIYIDFGLSHPNHYKVVFSGMNHNCDFEKRFPFEQSLGHEAFSYLVGIVQACIDQKAFRPVDVATASQTIWAAIHGLVVLLIDHQDFPWVDREQLITHLIDTLVNGLKA, from the coding sequence ATGGGTGTGAAAGAACGTCGGCAACGTGAAAAAGAATCTTTGCGCCAGGAAATCCTGGACGCCGCCCGCGAACTGTTTGCGGTTGAAGGCTATGACAATGTTTCCATGCGCAAGATTGCCGAAAAGATCGAATACACTCCAACCACGATCTATCTCTATTTTCAGGATAAAGCCGAACTCCTCTATGGCATTTGCCAGGAAATGTTTGGCGAACTGATTCAGTCCTACAGCAAACTGGGCGAATTGGAACCGGATCCGGTTTCGGCTCTGAAACGTGGTCTGCGCATCTATATTGACTTTGGTTTGTCACACCCTAATCACTACAAAGTGGTTTTCAGCGGGATGAACCACAATTGTGATTTTGAGAAGCGATTCCCCTTTGAACAATCCCTTGGGCACGAAGCTTTCAGCTATCTGGTTGGGATCGTTCAGGCGTGTATTGACCAGAAGGCGTTCCGCCCGGTTGATGTGGCCACGGCCAGTCAAACGATTTGGGCCGCGATTCACGGGCTGGTGGTGCTCTTGATTGATCATCAGGATTTTCCATGGGTAGATCGCGAACAACTCATTACCCATCTGATTGATACTCTGGTCAATGGCTTAAAAGCCTGA
- a CDS encoding sigma-54-dependent Fis family transcriptional regulator — translation MKHILFVDDEASFRQVMAFRLKEFGYQVSTAEHGARGLELFLSEHPDLVLADFSMPELNGLELMQKIKAISPDTPVILITAFGDVATAVNAMKAGASDFLTKPVEMDQLRLTLDRVSKVTELEDENRKLRALVEERLQFGAIIGTSKRMQDLFHILERVSRTEVAVLILGESGTGKELVAKAIHQHSARKKASFVTIDCGTIPENLMESTLFGHKRGSFTGAMTDQRGLFEEANSGTVFLDEVGEVPLLLQPKLLRILQEGEFTKLGETQPRRVDVRVIAATNRDLSKMVAEGKFREDLFFRLNVIPVKLPPLRERKEDIPLLANRFLIEAGTRYGRTTLRFSPEVFRIFQQYAWPGNVRELKNTIERLGILAASEIIQPQDLPEEILQVTAGSGELPFSLPDSGLDLEVMEKEILRQALAKHNGNRTHTARYLHMTRDTLLYRIQKFGLD, via the coding sequence ATGAAACACATTCTTTTTGTTGATGATGAAGCTTCGTTTCGCCAGGTGATGGCTTTTCGGCTCAAGGAATTTGGGTATCAGGTTTCCACTGCCGAACATGGAGCCCGTGGACTGGAACTTTTTCTTTCAGAGCACCCCGACCTAGTGCTGGCTGATTTTTCGATGCCCGAATTAAACGGCCTCGAACTGATGCAAAAAATCAAAGCCATTTCGCCCGATACGCCAGTCATCCTGATTACTGCGTTTGGGGACGTCGCCACGGCGGTCAATGCCATGAAAGCCGGTGCTTCTGATTTCCTGACCAAACCCGTGGAGATGGATCAACTGCGGCTCACGCTGGACCGGGTCAGTAAAGTGACTGAACTCGAAGATGAAAACCGAAAGTTGCGCGCTCTGGTTGAAGAGCGGCTTCAGTTTGGCGCCATCATTGGTACCTCAAAGCGGATGCAGGACTTATTTCATATCCTGGAACGTGTTTCCCGAACTGAAGTGGCGGTGCTCATCCTGGGCGAAAGCGGGACTGGCAAGGAGCTCGTTGCCAAAGCGATTCATCAACACAGTGCCCGGAAAAAGGCTTCATTTGTCACGATTGATTGCGGGACCATCCCGGAAAACTTGATGGAATCAACGCTTTTTGGGCACAAGAGAGGCTCGTTTACCGGAGCGATGACCGATCAGCGGGGACTGTTTGAAGAAGCCAATAGCGGGACGGTTTTTCTGGACGAAGTTGGCGAGGTGCCACTGCTGCTCCAGCCAAAGTTGCTTCGAATCTTGCAGGAAGGGGAATTTACCAAACTTGGCGAGACCCAGCCGCGCCGGGTTGATGTCAGAGTGATTGCCGCCACCAATCGTGACCTTTCCAAAATGGTGGCCGAAGGAAAATTTCGCGAAGACCTGTTCTTCCGGCTCAATGTGATACCCGTCAAGCTCCCTCCGTTACGCGAACGAAAAGAAGACATTCCGCTCCTGGCCAACCGATTTCTGATCGAAGCTGGAACTCGCTATGGTCGAACCACGCTTCGATTTTCACCAGAAGTCTTTCGGATTTTTCAGCAATACGCGTGGCCAGGGAATGTCCGGGAACTCAAAAACACAATTGAACGGTTGGGGATCCTGGCCGCCAGTGAAATCATCCAGCCTCAGGATCTCCCTGAGGAAATCCTCCAGGTCACTGCCGGATCAGGTGAGTTGCCGTTTTCTTTGCCGGATTCGGGATTGGACCTTGAAGTCATGGAAAAAGAAATCCTGCGTCAGGCACTGGCCAAACACAACGGAAACCGGACGCACACCGCCCGCTATTTGCATATGACGCGGGATACATTGCTCTATCGAATTCAGAAATTTGGGTTGGACTGA
- a CDS encoding ABC transporter permease, producing the protein MRRLSWRNLIHDKVRFGVTLTGVVFAVILVAIQIGLLVGFSRATSDIIHHSGADLWIRSKDVPYIEVGVVFSERKLYQARAVPGVQWAEKFILQFIDWKRPDGSNEGGMVLGFNPDRPLGGPWNLTAGQIEDLKADDTIIIDELYQEKLGVTRLGQVVEINNRRAKVVGFTRGIRTFTTSPAIFTSFKNALNYANFREDQTQYILVKVAPGYDVEQVRRELGLRIKDVDISTAAEFGQMTRDYWLFSTGAGVTVIVAAILGLIVGVVVVAQTIYASTVDHLKEYGTLKAMGADNSYIYRVIIEQAVISAVIGYVLGISVSLLVVQASQNGVTAIFMPWQVGLGLFVLTLMMCIGASIVSIKKVTQIDPAMVFKG; encoded by the coding sequence ATGAGACGGCTCTCCTGGCGCAACTTAATCCACGATAAGGTTCGGTTTGGCGTGACTCTGACAGGTGTGGTGTTTGCCGTTATTCTGGTGGCGATTCAAATTGGGTTGCTGGTTGGGTTTAGCCGGGCTACCTCAGACATCATCCATCATTCAGGAGCTGACCTTTGGATTCGATCCAAGGATGTTCCCTATATCGAAGTTGGCGTTGTGTTTAGCGAACGCAAGCTCTATCAGGCACGTGCGGTGCCAGGCGTTCAGTGGGCCGAGAAATTCATTCTGCAATTCATTGATTGGAAACGCCCGGATGGTTCAAATGAAGGCGGAATGGTGCTTGGGTTCAACCCGGATCGCCCACTCGGCGGCCCGTGGAATCTCACTGCTGGTCAAATCGAAGACCTGAAAGCGGATGACACCATCATCATTGACGAACTCTATCAAGAAAAACTGGGAGTGACTCGTCTTGGCCAGGTGGTTGAAATCAATAATCGTCGGGCCAAAGTGGTTGGGTTTACGCGAGGGATTCGAACCTTTACCACGTCTCCGGCCATTTTCACCTCATTTAAAAACGCACTCAACTACGCCAATTTTCGCGAAGACCAGACCCAGTACATTCTGGTAAAAGTTGCGCCTGGATATGACGTCGAGCAGGTCAGGCGTGAACTTGGTTTGCGAATCAAAGACGTGGATATTTCAACGGCTGCCGAATTTGGCCAAATGACCCGAGATTACTGGCTGTTTAGCACCGGCGCCGGTGTCACCGTGATTGTGGCGGCCATTTTGGGGTTGATTGTCGGCGTGGTGGTCGTCGCTCAGACAATTTATGCCTCCACCGTTGATCACCTCAAAGAATATGGCACTCTCAAGGCCATGGGTGCTGACAACAGCTATATCTATCGAGTCATTATTGAACAGGCTGTCATCAGTGCCGTCATTGGATATGTGCTTGGAATTTCAGTCAGTTTGCTCGTCGTCCAGGCCAGTCAAAACGGAGTCACTGCGATTTTTATGCCCTGGCAGGTTGGCCTCGGTCTGTTTGTCCTCACGCTGATGATGTGCATTGGGGCTTCGATTGTCTCGATTAAGAAAGTAACTCAAATTGATCCAGCCATGGTTTTTAAGGGTTGA
- a CDS encoding DUF692 domain-containing protein, with protein sequence MKPHRVGLGWRPKLAPEILGNLDQIDVVEVIADDYFSAPKVDIRALRTLAAQVPVVLHGVSLGMASIAPVEPRRLDQMARLVNELEPEFWSEHLAFVRAGGVEIGHLAAPPRTGANIEGTLANLEQARRVVGTAPLVENIATLIDPPGSQMTEVEWLNGILSQTQNGMLLDLHNLYANAVNFDFDPVEALHQLPLERVRSIHLAGGRWISANKTRGRRLLDDHLHDVPEAVYALLTEVARRTCHPLTVLLERDGAFPPFTVLLEQLRQARQALRLGRNANLSEDS encoded by the coding sequence ATGAAACCACATCGTGTTGGCCTTGGCTGGAGACCTAAATTAGCTCCTGAAATACTTGGAAACCTCGACCAGATTGATGTGGTCGAGGTCATTGCCGATGATTATTTTTCGGCGCCAAAGGTTGATATTCGGGCCCTGCGAACACTGGCGGCTCAGGTGCCGGTTGTCCTGCACGGGGTTTCACTTGGAATGGCTTCGATTGCGCCAGTTGAACCCAGACGACTTGACCAGATGGCCCGGCTGGTCAATGAACTTGAGCCCGAATTCTGGTCCGAACATCTGGCGTTTGTTCGGGCCGGAGGCGTCGAAATTGGTCATCTGGCGGCGCCTCCACGAACCGGAGCCAACATTGAAGGCACGCTGGCCAATCTGGAACAGGCACGCCGGGTTGTTGGCACCGCACCGCTCGTGGAAAACATCGCCACTCTGATTGATCCTCCTGGCAGCCAGATGACCGAAGTCGAATGGCTCAACGGCATCCTTTCCCAAACCCAAAACGGGATGCTCCTGGATTTGCACAACCTGTATGCCAATGCAGTCAACTTTGACTTCGACCCGGTCGAGGCCCTGCACCAGCTTCCGCTTGAACGAGTTCGTAGCATTCACCTGGCTGGAGGACGATGGATTTCAGCAAATAAAACCAGGGGGCGAAGACTCCTGGACGATCATCTTCACGATGTTCCCGAAGCGGTATATGCTCTGCTCACCGAAGTTGCCAGACGAACCTGTCACCCGCTCACGGTTTTGCTTGAGCGTGATGGGGCATTTCCACCTTTTACCGTGCTACTCGAACAGCTTCGACAAGCCCGACAGGCCCTCCGTTTGGGCCGTAACGCAAATCTGAGTGAAGACAGTTAG